A single window of Aythya fuligula isolate bAytFul2 chromosome Z, bAytFul2.pri, whole genome shotgun sequence DNA harbors:
- the LOC116500851 gene encoding fructose-1,6-bisphosphatase 1: MTDRSAFDTNVITMTRFVMEEGRRAKGTGEFTQLLNSLCTAVKAISTAVRKAGIANLYGIAGSTNVTGDQVKKLDILSNDLVINMLKSSFSTCVIVSEENKDAVIVEADKRGKYIVCIDPLDGSSNIDCLVSIGTIFGIYRKVTPEEPSGKDALQPGRNLVAAGYALYGSATMLVLATSAGGVNCFMLDPAIGEFILVDRDVKIKKKGNIYSLNEGYAKYFDPAITEYLKKKKFPEDGSSPYGGRYIGSMVADVHRTLVYGGIFLYPANSKSPKGKLRLLYECNPMAFVIEKAGGIATTGHQAILDIVPEDIHQRVPVVLGSPDDVKEYLEIVKKHSAK, from the exons ATGACGGACCGCTCGGCCTTCGACACCAATGTCATCACCATGACCCGCTTCGTGATGGAGGAGGGCAGGCGGGCGAAGGGCACCGGGGAGTTCACGCAGCTCCTCAACTCCCTCTGCACCGCCGTCAAGGCCATCTCCACTGCCGTGCGCAAGGCGGGCATCGCCAACCT CTATGGAATTGCTGGTTCTACCAATGTGACAGGAGATCAAGTAAAGAAGCTGGATATCCTTTCCAATGATCTGGTGATTAATATGCTCAAGTCATCCTTCAGCACATGTGTCATCGtgtcagaggaaaacaaagatgctGTAATAGTGGAAGCTGACAAAAGG gGTAAATACATAGTCTGCATAGATCCCCTGGATGGCTCATCTAATATTGACTGTCTTGTTTCCATTGGGACCATCTTTGGCATCTATAGAAAG GTGACTCCTGAGGAACCTTCAGGGAAAGATGCTTTACAACCAGGGCGTAATCTTGTGGCAGCTGGTTATGCTCTCTATGGGAGTGCCACGATGCTGGTACTAGCCACTTCTGCTGGAGGTGTCAACTGTTTTATGCTGGATCCG GCAATTGGAGAATTCATTTTGGTTGATAGGGatgtaaaaatcaaaaagaaggGGAATATCTACAGCCTCAATGAGGGCTATGCTAAATACTTTGATCCTGCAATCACAGAGTATctcaagaagaagaaatttcCTGAG GATGGCAGTTCACCATATGGCGGAAGGTATATAGGATCTATGGTGGCTGATGTGCATCGCACGCTGGTATATGGAGGAATCTTTCTGTATCCTGCTAACTCCAAAAGCCCTAAAGGAAAG CTGAGACTGCTCTATGAATGCAATCCTATGGCTTTTGTTATTGAGAAAGCTGGGGGAATAGCAACAACAGGTCATCAAGCAATACTGGATATAGTGCCTGAGGATATTCACCAAAGAGTGCCTGTTGTCCTGGGATCTCCTGATGATGTGAAGGAGTACCTTGAGATTGTCAAAAAGCATTCAGCTAAGTAA